In Xenopus tropicalis strain Nigerian chromosome 5, UCB_Xtro_10.0, whole genome shotgun sequence, one genomic interval encodes:
- the cops7b gene encoding COP9 signalosome complex subunit 7b codes for MAGEQKPSSNILEQFILLAKGTKGSALPALINQVLEAPGVYVFGELLDLLNVQELGDGPHSGYLKLLNLFAYGTYPDYIASKDSLPELSAVQKNKLKHLTIVSLASRMKCIPYSVLLKDLEMRNLRELEDLIIEAIYTDIIQGKLDQRNHVLEVDFCIGRDIPKKDISSIVKTLQEWCDGCEAVLVGIEQQVLRANQYKENHIRTQQQIETEVTNIKKTLKATASSSAQDTDQHLAEREGPPLTEQRQPTKKMSKVKGLVSSRH; via the exons ATGGCAGGAGAACAAAAGCCATCCAGTAACATTCTGGAGCAGTTTATTTTATTAGCCAAAGGCACAAAAGGTTCAGCCCTTCCAGCTCTTATAAACCAAGTATTAGAGGCTCCTGGAGTCTATGTATTTGGGGAACTTTTAGATTTACTTAACGTGCAAGAG CTTGGTGATGGACCCCATTCTGGTTACTTGAAGCTTCTGAATTTATTTGCTTATGGAACATATCCTGATTATATTG CCTCAAAGGACAGCCTGCCAGAGCTCTCAGCTGTACAGAAGAACAAGTTAAAGCATCTGACCATCGTGAGCCTTGCATCCAGGATGAAG TGCATTCCTTACTCAGTTCTCTTGAAAGATCTGGAAATGAGGAACCTCAGGGAGCTGGAGGATCTTATCATAGAAGCTATTTATACAGACATTATTCAGGGCAAACTGGATCAGCGCAACCATGTGCTAGAGGTTGATTTCTGCATCGGACGGGACATTCCCAAAAAGGACATCAGTAGCATTGTCAAAACACTTCAAGAGTG GTGTGATGGCTGTGAAGCTGTGTTAGTGGGAATTGAACAACAAGTCCTGAGGGCAAATCAGTATAAGGAGAATCACATTCGTACACAACAACAGATAGAGACAGAG GTGACAAATATAAAGAAGACTCTGAAAGCCACAGCCTCCTCCTCAGCACAGGATACCGACCAGCATCTGGCAGAGCGTGAGGGCCCTCCACTAACTGAACAACGACAGCCCACCAAAAAGATGTCGAAGGTTAAAGGTCTGGTCTCCAGTCGCCACTAA